ttaaaattaacaaaagaaaattggagtccaaaaagcatcttgaaaattacaacataaaataatttacattaggAAATAATTACCGATCAATCCTTTTAAAACTACTCAAAACaaagataatgtttaaaaatggaacGATTGCATTGTAAACAGCCAGTAACAAGTTGTCACTATGCACAATTGCACTTATTGTTTAATCGACGCTGACGCCTACGACTGACCTATTTTGCTTAAATCCTGCAATTTGCGTGGGATTTCAAGTTGGCATATCCTTCGCGTGCATTTAAATATCGAACTTTAAAACCGGCTGTTTATAAATcgcctttttttttcaaattttgaatatttgcaacattccattttttttttataaacaatggagttacttttttaagtttttgtcaacaataatattctgaaacattcaATTCTATACAACCTCCGTTCTTAAAAAGCAATGTTAATTAAGGTCCAGCTCTATTCCGGGGCCGAAGCACACACTGACACGTGTAACGTGTAGCTATACAGTTTATGATGTGTGACGGTGTTTCCACATATTGAATACCTTGATAGGGTTCTGTATTAATTAAGTGCACTACAGCAAAAGGATTTCCAATATTGGTAAGCTGGAATATGTATTGCATCCGTTTGGTATAGCACAAGCAAGATAGGTCGTTTCAAAGCCAGATCCTATAATAAGTTCTTTGTGAATATATTTCGGTTAGAATTAATTACAGTGAAAAGGATTTCTAAGTATGAGATATTAATTCAGCCAAATTATTTCTCGGTAGGAGTTCATATTGAACATTTTCTATTCAACAaatctatctatatttatttgaaaagctCAACTCAAatgcaacacaaaaaaatatagaattcgaacaaaaattaaatacaggCTGTTATTTTTAAGCGAATTTATAAACGATAAAAAATGACGCAAGAAATTCCTTGCATCAAAACTCTTGTAAGACTGCAAGACAAGACCGTCCAATTAAGAACACACAGTATCAATTTAATGTAACACTGGCCGAACATGTACAAGATTGGTTCATCTAGTGGATTTCTCGTGGCTTTCTGTAGTACACGACTTGTGGACGACGCTTTGCAAACATGTTGGATGACGCTCAACGACGGGCAAATTGATGACGACAAATATCGCTATATTCACTACAGTTGCTGTATGTTGACAGGTTTGCCAAGGGTTCGTTATTTGGTGGTTAGTTTGTGCGGTGTAATTATTATGTGAAAGGATTATGAAGCTTAGATAGGTTGGCTTAGGTGCTGTTTTTAATTGGGGAAATGTTCATGACGTCCTCTGTCTTATAGAATTCGGTGTTACTTAGAAGCATCTTTATTTCTCGGCTTCTTTAATGGATTtactaaagaaaagaaaacgtagctaatttaaatcaaattgtaATAGTATCTAACAACTtctgaaacgaaaaaaaaaaaactattcaaatcTTTTTCATCTTGTACCTAACATTGTTATCTATAGAAAAATACGCAAAATTGTAAAAACGAAACAACACCAAatcgttaaaaattaaaagtaacgAACTGATGGAATTTGAACTATGAACATCTGTGTtcgtgaaaaaatattatttgaccgGAAACtgcaatattaatttgaacTCGTCCAGCCTTCGTGATTACGTTAGGCAAATATTAGTCTCACTTTTCCTATtgcatatatgtatatgtacattGTTTGATAACTAAAACATATCAGTTAATATTTGATAGTACCTAAATTGTAATTCCTTTAAACGGATGTATTGATAATAAGAATTGTCTTAAGAAACACCCTGTAATGGGAGGGCAATTAAtaacacacatatttttaagaaaaaaatcaatcaacCGACTTGAAATAGaagctgtttaaaaaaagaatcaacaaaatcggtttatacAGAGAAAAACTACTATATCTCACTCTGTCAAGTTCACTTTGCGACGTAACAATGTCAGATAAGTTACGCCATTTTTAATTCAGATAAAGCTCAATTTCGTGTTTACCAATAAACCTAATAAACACACACATTTTCTACGCACTAAAAACAGTCACAGCAAAACAATACGTGACGaaatattaatgatttcttTGTAACAATTAATTCTACCAGTTATACGACTTATGCAATGAATCTTATTTATCGagtatgttaatttatttaaatttaaatccatTAGAGTATAGTTGCGAAGTATCTATTTGTACATAGTTCAACGTTGTTGAAAATTTAAGTTGACAGATCGGTTTTGTAGTCACGTGTTACAATAGAAGACTGAgtgaattcttttaaaaaattcGTTCAATTAGTTTAGTTAACTTTGGTGTTGTGTAAACCTGCTGGATGTACTGTGTGGGGTGAGTTATTGTATGGAAAGTGGAAGACAAGAAAATCTTGGTAGGTATTGTAAAATATAGATGCTTGTATGATTATGGATTTAATTAAACCaagttaataaattttaaatagatgaGCAATTTTTGTTGTGGCTAAGCTTTGAAGAtccaaaaaaatcacaaaatacaGCGGTACagagaaaatatcaaaaaagaaaaagaaagccAGTGTTGCCAAAGTATCGAATTGAATCATaccaacaatattattaaaactcagTAAAAGGGTTGACTTACTTTTTTAGaattcaattgtaaaaaaatattctggcCCTTTGCTGGACTAgtgaaaaacaatatatttttttattcatattacatTTTTCCTTTAGATCATTTCCATGATCAGAGCCGAAATCGAAATCACACATCATTACCAATCAGTGTTTATAATTACGTTACTGCTctcataattaatgtaaataattaccCACTTGCTCACATTTGGCAATAATTGGTattaaaaagtcaataaaatagtattttacaattttataggCACCCAcagacatttaataaatattcattatgattggtattcaaattaattactaaattaaaaataaaatgtgggAACCggaatcatttaattattttaagcagTGGTATTTATTCatcataatatacattttaatcgTTATTAGATTGCCGGTTTTCAAAGGCTGAGAACGGGCTTGTCTAAATCTTTTGTCatgtcataacaaaaaaaaaaaaacactaaatggATTATAGAAAACcatagaaatacaataaaaaaaactttggaaaAAAAGTCTAACTATCTAAAGTTGCACTGACACTccctaaaatttaaaaatgggtgCTTCCATtaatagaaaaaggaaaaataatcaaacaatataattaaattatgtttaaaaatcgAACTGCCCTATTACTCAACACACAATAGCTCGTATATCTCATAACGGCCAACTGGCCAGTGATTTACAGATAGGTATCCCAGTCGCAGATACAAACATATTGCCGTCGCCACCAGAATCGAGTGCTAAATTGATCCTGACTAAATGCAGCCGACTGTACGAGTTACGGCCGTCGTTGACTATGCACCCGACTGTCCCGTCTGACTAAATGGGCCGACAGGACGATCTAACTGCTTTTGTACAACGTCCTTTATAATTACGACCACGATGACTAAAGGACAAGACAttatgttgtaattaaaaataggtaGTGTATAATGCAAGATTCCTATGTCAAGgaagtgtttgtttgtgatATTGTTATTCCAATTAAGTGTTCCGGATTaattattcatgtatttttttgcacGGAATAATTGATATCTAAATTTGCTTTACCCAACTGCTAATAAAGAatcgtatttaaattaattagctagGCTTCAAGAAGTTTTTGGAACAAAGGCAAGCTGTAACATACGACAGTACACAAACTCCACcaacaactcaattttgagatgCAATATCGTAGAACGCCGAGATGAATATTGGTAATCGAATTGTAGGCAAAGATCGTTCGCTGGACGCTCTTTAGTTTCTATTTAGAGGTCCGGAGACGTCGGACGTACGGACGCACGGACAAAGAGACAAACGAAATTAATCGGGACATGCGCCGACGTCCTAATCCAATCGCGTCCACCCGGCTCTGCCTTTTAAATAGATCAACTGTGGCTTCGGGCACTTCTCTTGCAAGAAGTTCGGAGACTAAGGAATAGTGTTCCAGAACGGAATATAACCTTGTTGATATTTCATTAGGTTTGTTTGACGTAACATTATGAACAGACGGCTAACTTGCAAGGATATTTGCAAACGGAGTCGCGGAAAGAAGGTGTAATTAAAGATCGTAATTAAGCACAATTTAGTTcgtatttctttaaaagtttaattgcGAAACATCTTCCTTCCCCGACCTAATCTCCTCTCGATCTAACACAACCAATTACCGGCTCGACACCCACTATCCGGCATAAtgacttaataattaatagaaacgCGTTTTTTAATTAACGCCGGTATCAGCGTTTGGCATCGCGTATCGGGCTTTGGCGACGTCACTTTGCGTACAATGTAAATTTACGCGAGAAACGGCCGAGTTCGGGACACAGGGCCTCATTAGAGGCGAACGGTTGCAATTAAACCGCGCGTCTTTTGCGACTTAACGAGTGCCCAAATTGGACGGCCCGCCCGCCCTGGACAcgcgttttaataaatatacatttcgacgtgatgcaataaatatattcgcTGATGCTATCGCTGTGAAATGTTGTGTTCCCTTTGGGTTTAAATGAGGAGTACTGAGACGACTGATAATGATGGGAGCGAGGGAACACTGACTGGTCGATGACTCGATTTTTGGTATTCGAATCGATTTAAGATGGCTTGAGTCTGCATTTTTAGTTATTTCGCAGATATTACTTATGAACTTAAATTCTAATAGGTTGGCAAAGTTCTGCGCTTTTTCATTAAACTCctcttaaatattcaaagattTGGTCCGTACCGGCGCCGATTGAATATAAGATACTTAATAAAGAAAGCAAAGCCCAGCAACTTCGTCAATAATATCATTAAGACTGACCACAAGACACAAAGACGTTCATTAAAATTTccaacaaaaatttaaacacaaCAAATCCCATCACAGTGCTTTGCGAATAACTGTAGAAGCATCAAGCATGTTAGTTAACGAAAGTGTTAGAATGGGTAAGAAGTTGGTATTTTAGAGGGGTCTCGTTAGGCGCGCGGGGCGGCTGATTGCCGATTGAGCACCAATTGCCTTGATTGACGGCGCCCGCACGGCTAACGAACCTGCTTCAGCGTGGACGTGCCTCTCTGGCACGTACACACGCCGGGGGAAGACTTCTTACAACGCGGTAACGCCATGTAGGTCAGTTATGCCGTGGGTTACTAGGCTATTACATTGAAATGCGTAAACATTGTACGTAATATGTGCGTTTTTACTTTCATCGTCGTTGACAGAAAAACAAATGGGGTTGCAGAACACAAATCATTGTTTAAAGAATCTTTTTTGCATCAGCAAGCCAAATAAGCTCACAAGGAGGAAGTCTGTCGACTGTCTTGTACAGTAAGACATTTAATGCAGCAAATGAAAATCTGTACATACAATAAAAGCTAGGAGATCCACCTAAAGACGATTTTCGTAGGAGCTGTACGCTGCACGACAGGTTTCTGATTGCTGACTGGCTCCAATAATTTGGTCCGATTGACGTCGAGGAATCCCCGCTGAATTTAGTTCATTTGTACACAATCAAGGAATTCTGTAGCCCGCACCGCAACACGCCCGCCCGGTATGCTGCCGATTGCCTACTAGACACATACGGAACATAATGTCTTCATTGGAACAATGAAAGACGAactataaatcataataaaatttgaattaagcCAGCTTAATGTTTGTGTAAAGCTTCCGCCGCTGTTTCATCGCACACACGAGGCGTAACACCTCGTCGGCTAATTCGTACGTACACAGTAATCAGCAGCACGTAACATCATCAGCGTCTTTGTGGAGCGAGACCGCAATCCATCATATCGGGACAAAAGGAGGCGGATAAACGCGGCAGTTGTTTGCGTGAGAGAGCGTTAATTTTGTTAAGGAGTCTCAATCAGTGAAGGCGTGTAAGTAAAGTCGGCGCGCGACCGCCGCGGGAGCGATTCGAGCGAATTACCGTACCTGGAGGCGCGGAGCCCACTCGTTAGTTGTTGTTTGCCGAGTGACGCGGGTCAATCAGCAGAGACATGCACGGAACCGCACTTCTTCATCCCCCTCCGGCGCCCCGCACCTGCCCCCGCCCCGCTCGTTAGGCCGCGCCGTCTCTGTCAACTGTGAGACGAGCTTTATCGAATCTACGACGCACGACCCGCGCCGCGGTCGGCCCACTCTTCGCTCTAGTTTGACTCACAACCGCCAGTAAACAAGGGAAATCAGTGTAAAACGAATTTATATGAACGTCAAATAGAGGGGCTAAATGTCACGACGAGATATTATAGGGGTCCGTGATAACGAAGAGTGACGGCGACTGACAAATTACTGAGATCAAGATATGCAGCCACATCCTAAACGTCTAAAAAGATCAAAAGAAGATTGAgatataaaaaatctcaaacGAAAATGAGGCATGTCTAAAACAGTGTGTAGGAGGAAAATAATTGTGTAGAATGGCATGCGTTTAGCTAATTAACGCGCAGGGTCAGGCAGCTGCGGTCCACGTGCGGGCCCGGCCGCGCCCGCACCGCCGTGTGCGCCCCGGCCGCGGTACTCACCTCGCATGGTGAAAACACCATCACACACATTTATGAACTTTCAAATGCATGATTAGCGTATTCCtataatgatgaaatatttacttacattgGTAGACAAACTTTTTATGTTGAGACCtccatacatatttaattttgttaaaaagatctttaaaagctgcatgatttttatatttgtgtgttttattaCCTTAATTGCTATTCGTGTTCAGCAAGTGGGCAATGAACATTTCAACATACTTCGAGTAAACGTTAGCTATAGATAGGTACTCGTGTTATGAACCCTGTAATTATCGACACATAAAAAGCGACATAGGTACGTTGTTATTTTAACGAAGTAAATGATtacaattattaacattaactgCAATTATAAATACTGATTGTACGTTATTCCACATCGATTAAGATTATGGCTTTAGTAAAACTTTAATGGAAATCGTAGGACATAATTGCTCATACAACTTAAAGTATTTATCGGCCtagattattatgaaatatgtcTTATTCGTTGGTAACAAGTACTGAAATGTATTGCCAACTCTCAGACTATTTATCAACATTGTCGCAGCACTGACTTGCTATGGTTATTCATTAGTTCGCAAAGAGACATTAAATTTCCATAATCGTAGACACAGCCGTAACATTGGGCAGCTACCTAAACAGTCGCGGTGCGCAACACTGACACACAAAAGCCTGATTAGTGCGGCCTTTCAGATAAAAACTTCGTTGCCTACATCTTAAATTAGTCCTTAACGTTCTTTAACGAGACCAATTTAGTTAGTCCACGAAACACCGTCATTCGCTTGTTGTGTGCAAAACTGTTTACTTTTTGCCCTCTCCCAGGTAGAAAACACGACGGTTGGAAGCATTTTCATAACAATGCGCCTGCGGCTTTCTCGGTATACTTTTTTGGATGCGATGCGTTTGACAGACACGCTATTGTCATCGTCAGATGACGGACTAAAAACTAAACCTTTTATTGATGATCAATGTGAAAGATCGAAGCCGAGTCGAACACTTGGAATACCGAGCCGTATAAGGTACCAATTAGTCCTGCGAAGACAGACAAGTTggaaataatttgattaaaaatacaaatggtGCTGACCTTGTGTAATCGCTTTTGCATAATATCATCCCGCCTTTGAAGTAGAAGGAGCGGCCCATGTCGGCGAGCGCCTGGCCGCAGCAGGCGCACTTGAGGCAGCCGTGGTGCCAGTACCGGTCCAGCGCGTGCAGCAGGAACCTCTCCACGATCTTGCCGTTGCAGCCCGCGCATTCCTTGAGCGCGGGGTTGTTGTTGTTGTGCGGGTAGTCGTGCCCGTTGGCCGCGAAGGCCGCCTCCGGCGAGGGCGGGTGTGGCGAGCTGAGCTCCGCGTACCCGTGGTAGTGCGGGTTCATGCTCAACGCGCTCGCTGCCAGCTTGACGGTTGGAGCGGGAACCGCTCGCACCGACCACCACAACTACACGCCctgttgaaaaacaaataagtcTCGTTATACAACTAGGTTACTCTAAAGTTATCCATATGTTGAAAGATACAAACTCTAAATGGCAAATAGTGATGTTTgggtatgtaaatacattttctttgacCTCTTTGAGACGTTGACTCATTGTGTAATTTTTCTTGGCAGCTCATGGTCAGGCTGGATTGGATTCGGGCGTAGGCCTGCGGGCGGCCGCGTTTATAAAATTTTCCAATTAGCAATTTCATACAATTAGGAGCGGGGtgagggcgcgggcggcggggtGGGGGATGGTTAGCGCGGGTCGCGGCGCGGGGAGTGCGTCAACCCGATCCAATTAGCTCGCGGCCGGCGGAGCGGCGGGACGCCCGTGCCGTCTGAGCGGCCCTGTCGccataaaacttaattaaacgttttaaaacaaGTATTCATTAAAGAATAATCAAGCTTATGTAGTCATAAATAACCGGATTGTCCCGCGCGGAACGGGTGCCGTAATTAAGACTGCACAGAGTTGATCAAACGCACTGATTTGAAACTACCCTTCATTAAGAGAGCGCGAGTCGGGCGCGGGAGCTTCCGCTGCGGTGCAGAAACTAATTAAGAATAACGGACGCTTTAAAAGcgtaattaatttagattgtaATTCTATTTCTCCGCGAGTAAAGTAGACAATTATTTCAGTAGCCCTTTCTTTTGGAACGATTTGCTTTTGCTGAATGTAATTTGCTTAATTTCTGTGTCCAACAGGATAAAGGGTTGTAGCTGTGTTTAGATTTATTTCTTACGTCTGAATCGTAGGGCGTGATTAATTACCTTATCAAGAGCAAACAGCTATGACTTTATAATGAATGAGTACGTACTAACGAGCATATCGTGATTAATTAGCGTGGTGCACGTCAATTACGATTGCTGCAATGGTGTTGTTAACGTGACGTGTGGTTGCATCACGGGGCTCGGTGTGCCCGGTGTCTGCGAGAGCGTGTGGCAAGTCATTACACTTGTTGGCGGGCATGTCTAATGAAGGCTATAAGGGCGAGGTATGGCGTGTCCCGCGGTCCGCGGTCCTGCTCGTTGCGTGCGCCCTAATGAGCGGCGTCGCGTGCGCACCTATCGCACTTCGTTAAATCGCGCCCGAACTACGCAATCCAAGGGCCGTATTAATGTCTTTGTTTAGTTCATTCTGCAAGGCCTTAGGAATTTCAAATGCGTTTAGCTCTCAATCGCGGTTATTGCgtgtaaatatttctaattactGTGTGAATCTTTACGGCTGTCTTCTTTCTTTACTGCCCATAATGTTTATGTCGAGTATAAAAGGTAAATAGTCTCTCGATTTACTTAACTGTAAGATTGATTATCTCGATAGcaaaatttttgaattttggaGCAAACATTGAATTAGATATCATGACTTCTAGATTAACAAGAGAGATATAATTATCGTCACTTTCAATGATGCATGACGGAGAGATAAGATTAGTATTTGATCTCTTTAGTTTGTaatcaaacataaataatgaataattagaAATGATTTTCAAGATGAGAAAAATTCAATGATTAATTGCTATTCAGTTTTACGATGTATTAAGTTATGTTCTCGTTGTATTAAGACCTCTTAGTTTGAAATCGATGTTTCCACCTGTAGACGACaatgtttaataacaataaagaataaCTTCAAAACAGCCTAATGTCGGtgctcataaataaaaaataatgcctGTTTTTGGGACACGGAATACAATTGTGCATAATTACTCAAACTCATGTCTATTCGTATTTCACCGTGCCTGTTGGGGACGGAATTGAG
This sequence is a window from Trichoplusia ni isolate ovarian cell line Hi5 chromosome 15, tn1, whole genome shotgun sequence. Protein-coding genes within it:
- the LOC113501497 gene encoding LIM domain transcription factor LMO4 encodes the protein MNPHYHGYAELSSPHPPSPEAAFAANGHDYPHNNNNPALKECAGCNGKIVERFLLHALDRYWHHGCLKCACCGQALADMGRSFYFKGGMILCKSDYTRMFGSGGACAACGQAIPASEFVMRTNAPQQPLHVFHIKCFACSKCGSHLMQGDRYYMLAGSLVCEQDWQKLMKSANATGAPGAPMRKNKVGRPRRSRE